Within the Nitrosococcus wardiae genome, the region TCGGCGGCCTTGGTGCGGGATAGCGCCATGGAGCTTGGTGGGATGATTCACGCGCTAAAGGCCACGTGTTTGCCCCTGTTGCCAGGCTATCGGGTCAAGAGGGTGGACGGCAAGGCAAAAGTGGGGGTCAGGTCAAGACCCGCACCGCTTTCATCGATAAATATCAGCGCCTCATCCTCAATCTGGACCCGTTTCTCTCGATACGCTGCCCTGAGCCTTTGGACCCGGGGGCTCTTTTGCTCAGGGTCATAAAACGTGTTTTTTACGGCGGATCTTTAACCGCTTCAACCCCCGGTCCATGGCACGGGTGCTTATCGACACCCCCAGCTGCCTCTCCTACCGCTCACACAGCTCCGCCAGTGTTAAATCCGAGCGCTCTTCCACCCACTTGCGCAGGTAAACTCCTCCCGCTTCATCCACTTTCGGCTTGACCCAGCCCCCCATCGGCTCCGGGGCAATGCGCTCACTTTCCTGGTAACGCTTCCACCACCGCTTGAACGTCCTCACCGAAACCCAAAATCGTCTCGCAACCTCCTCCTAGGCTACTCTAAATTCAATGGCAAAAGGCTAACACCTTCCCTCCTACAGGACAACTTAAAAGGGAACCGCTATAGAACAACATATGGGCGTCCTTTTTACGCTGCTCCACTCTCTCGCGGAAAATAGTAGGACGACTCATAACTCTCCCTATAGCGCCTAATGGCGTAGCTGGGCGACGAGCTTGCGCCAGGTAGCAGAGAAGGGGGTTAACCGGGCAACGCTAGCACTAACCAGATGCCGAAGAAGTACAGCGACTGGACAGTCCGAGTTAAGCGCTAAGCACCCTGTTTGGCATTGATTTCTTCTTCCACGGGCTTTAATCCAGCGAGAAGCGTTTCGGGTGCGATATCTTGCTCATGAGGCCATGTGACAGCACCAAACACCACATCGACCTGTGAAAAGTACGCCTTGTTTTTCAGCTCTCTGAACAAGCCATGATCCAGATACGGTTTGAGGTCAAAAATTCCTTTCCGTCCATCTTCGAGCTCAACGTAAATTTCGTAGTTGTCCAATGGACATACTCTCTTCACGTCCCAATACATAATTGCCTCATAGTGGATTGATCTTATAGGGGGTCTCTCCGGCCACGGCTAATTCCCAGTCAGCCATGAGTT harbors:
- a CDS encoding DUF2442 domain-containing protein, translating into MYWDVKRVCPLDNYEIYVELEDGRKGIFDLKPYLDHGLFRELKNKAYFSQVDVVFGAVTWPHEQDIAPETLLAGLKPVEEEINAKQGA